The DNA window tgaagaaagcaCCTTCCAGAAACTACAGTAGCAGGAAAAGATTCCATCAAGCATTTACATAGTAAATTTCTATATAATTTTACAAGATTCTTGATCTTTATTTGAATCTATTCATAAGGAAAAAGGAGCCCCCTCAGTAGGTGTTTTTTCTGCTTGCAGAGGCAAACTAAAGGACCTAAAATTGGAGGCAAGCCTTGATGCTTGAGAAGGGGTAAGAAAAACTGGTAAGAGGCCATTCATAAATTCCATTGTCTAATCTAAGACACGTCAGATGACCCTTACATAAGAATCATAGGGCAAACTACCGTCCTTAAAAGTACAATCTCAAAAGTTGTAGCTCTAAATTATAGTAATACGTGTGAGTAACTTGGACTGCTGGATATGAAAAGACAATACTTGGAGTCATCTGAGGTCTGAATAGACAAATACTTTAGAGGAATTCTCTAGGACTGTCTGCCCTCtactttggcttttttttttttttttttttcttaattcactctttgttttttttagttgttggtaggcctttattctgttcatttatttatatgtggtactgagaatcaaacccagtgcctcacgaagcaagcgctctaccattgagccacaaccccagctctctaCTTTGGCTTTTTGAATAAACCACAGCTAGGCTTGTCTGCTCTCCTCCTGGCAGGGTCAATAGTCAAGGAAAAGGGCAACAGTCCTTAGACACTAATCAGCTGGGGAAAGAGTTCATTGGCAAAAGTGTCATCCCAAGAATGGTTCACACCAAGTGGAGAGGACATATCACTGAAAGGAGAAGGGGAGCCCTCATATCCACAGTCACTATAAGCATCCAGCAGGCAGGAAGATGGCTTCAGATAGTGGCTGGATGAAAGCAGATTAGAGATGCCCAGCTCTGGAATGAAGTCATCTTCTACAGGTTCTTCCTTCACCGACACAATGAATTCGGGGTGATCATTCTCAGAGGGGTTGAGAGGTGCTTCCTCAATTTTTACTACTACATTAGTTTGGCTTTCTGTCTCAGAGGGCATCTCTAAGACTAGAGGCTTGGTGTATACATGGTCAAAGCGAATTAGTTCATTAATGGCTTCCAGCTTGGCTGATGACGTCCCCActgacagagaaagggaggctggTAAGGAACTAGGTCCTTCTGGATagacctctggtagctcctccaaGCTGGTAGACTCTGGGGAAGGACATTTGAAGAACATGACGGGGTCCAAGTTGTCCAGAATGCCCAACAGGATATCAGACTGCAAGAGGCAAAAAAGAATGCAACTATTAGACTACCTAGAATCTGTTAAGAACACTCTTAGTACTGGGCTTCAAAATGTAAACGGGGCCTGAGGCTGTAAGATGACCTTAGGACCCAACTGACTTGTTTATCCATGTCCTAAGCCTCTGAGAACTAAGGAGATAGTTGATGTTCATCTCTAACCCACTAAAACAAACTTTCATCCCGAGACGAACTTTTGCCCCATCTATCAGGGATGTCAGACGTCAAGGACATGAAATGACCCAGTTATACAGCTCTTAGACAGAATGGTCCCTACCTCAGAGTCTGAAGAGTCAACGCTGTCAGAATCCACGGAGAGATGTTCTGAGGGGATGACAACTGGGCCTGCACCTGCTGCAGAGGTGCACGTAGTCTGAGTGCTGCGGACTCAGCAGACCCGGCCACCGGCCTCACTCCATTCCCCTGAGAGGGAAAACCAGGGTGAGTAAACAGAAGTACCCAAGAAAATGCTTACCAGCCTCTCAAGAAAGTTAGATTATTCCTTAGAGATGAAACTTTTCCCTTACCATTGTTACTTCCATTTTCTTCAGATCAAGAGATGaggatatgatttttttttaatacagtgaAAAATTTTCCCTCCCAAGCAAAGAATCAGGATCGAGAGTCTTAATGTTCCTAAATAATAATATTCTATAGTGATTTAAGCCTAGAATCTTCTGTTGCCAATCTTGGACCACTTAGACACCGTCACTGAATTTTCCATTATCCACAGACTAAAACCCATCGCCACCCTTTTTCACACTCTTCAGTGAATCCTCTCTCTTTACTCATATTTATCTAGCTATAGTCTGATCTGACTAGCTCTCATACTCTGGTTCTCCTTGATGCTTCTATAGTACCTGTTGTTGGCTACTGCATTTGTTAGCACTTACTCTGAGAGAACCATGTAACTTAATTATTAGCACTTAGTACTATTCACTACCCACCTGAAATGTCATTAAAGAAAGGACATCCTGCCTACATGGAAATGTCATAAGAGATCCATAATGCAAACATAATTTAGGCCATTTCACTTGGAATCAGTTCTCACATGTGACACCAACTAAAAATGACTTACCTTGGCCTCTGTCTCCTCTTCAGCAACCAGGGCATCCATCCCCAAGCGCAGTCGTAATTCCTGGTTTTCAATTACAAGGCCGTGAGTTTTCTCTCGTAAAAGCTGATTTTCTAGcaacagtttttggttctgtaagAAAATTGGTAAGAGGCTATTTAAACATCTAATTCTTTCACTTGTGAATCCACCTGAAGTTTTACTACATTGGTTTTCTTCTTGAAGTTTTAGGAAACTCCACATTTATGCATTTGTTCACAGTAGGTATTAGAAGGCTGGCCATAATTATGAAAGACATAAAACCTATTTAAGAAATGCCATTTCATGGGGTCAAAAATAACAATgcatgctggggttgtggctcagtggtagagaactcgcCTAGCACTTTTGAGCCTTGAGTtggtcctcagccccacataaaaataaaggtattgtgtccaactacaactaaaaaatattatttttaaaaataataataccttCAACTGCAAATTGGATTTCAGCAAAGGAAATCCAATTTTTtggatttaactttttaaaaagtaaaaaaaatcttACCTTGAACTGAAGGTTAAAAAATGGTAGTGATGGACTATAAtaccaaaatatattaaaaa is part of the Callospermophilus lateralis isolate mCalLat2 chromosome 1, mCalLat2.hap1, whole genome shotgun sequence genome and encodes:
- the Xbp1 gene encoding LOW QUALITY PROTEIN: X-box-binding protein 1 (The sequence of the model RefSeq protein was modified relative to this genomic sequence to represent the inferred CDS: deleted 2 bases in 1 codon) — encoded protein: MVVVAAAPSPASGAPKVLLLSGQPAAAAAGAPAGRALPLMVPGQRGASPEAASGGPPQARKRQRLTHLSPEEKALRRKLKNRVAAQTARDRKKARMSELEQQVVDLEEENQKLLLENQLLREKTHGLVIENQELRLRLGMDALVAEEETEAKGNGVRPVAGSAESAALRLRASAAGAGPVVIPSEHLSVDSDSVDSSDSESDILLGILDNLDPVMFFKCPSPESTSLEELPEVYPEGPSSLPASLSLSVGTSSAKLEAINELIRFDHVYTKPLVLEMPSETESQTNVVVKIEEAPLNPSENDHPEFIVSVKEEPVEDDFIPELGISNLLSSSHYLKPSSCLLDAYSDCGYEGSPSPFSDMSSPLGVNHSWDDTFANELFPQLISV